The genomic stretch AActggtgaaaaggagaaaaagaataaCCCTGGTAGACCCCCAAACCAGCAACTTAGTTAAAATCGTGAGCGCAAAGAATTCAGAACTTGCATAGTAGAAGAATATAAGATATAGGAAGATTTATAGGCAACTACCCACAATAAAAATCTCAACTTTTTTACACCAGAAAAAGAGAACCAACAAAAAACCGCAAAATCAGACACAACAACAGGaggacaaaagaaagaaagaaaaacaaagaacTAAAACTGAAAGATCCAATTTTTAGAGGTAAACATAGCATCTTTAAGCAAATTTACTTGCCTGGTACGGGTCTGTGGGATCGTTGCGCGCGAGGATCACCTTCCCATCACGAATGGACAGAGAGAAGTTATTCTCTGCCTTGGTGTAGATCCTGACGGTCGGCTGCCCATGCCCCGGCGGAGGCGGCGCCGCTGCCTCTCCTTCCCATCTCTCGTGGCTCACGTGGTGGACCCCGGGGAAGTGCGGAAGGAAGTGGTGGTGCTGATGGTGCTGATGGCCGTAGCCACCGTCATGATGGTCCCCGGGACCGGGAGCGGGAGGGTAGGTGGGCGGAGGAGAGGGGCCGTGGTGGTGATGGCTGCCGCCGTAGCTCCCCTCGCCGTGGTAGCCAGGCGGGGGAGGGTAGACGGGCGGCGGCGGGCCGTAGCCGGGCCCGCCCTCGTGCGACACGTGCTGGACGGCCGGCGGACCGTATCCGGGCCCGCCCTCGTGGGACACGTGCTGGACGGCCGGCGGGTAGGCTGGGCCTCCATAGTACGGCGGCGTGGGAAGCGGTGGCTGGTAGCCCGGCGGAGGGTAGCGATGccgctcgtcctcctcctcttggccgtggtggtggtgttggtggCCGCCGTGATGACCAAAGGGGTTCATGGTCTCGGGTGTTCTCTTCTTTCTCAGGCTTATCGACGTTATAAAGACGCCTCGTGGCACAAAGTACCGAACGAAACATATCTTTTCTTCGACTGACTGAATCACCCCGAAACTCTTCAGGGTTGACGCGGTACCGGAGCCCACCCATTGGGTCTGAGGGCCGAGATCACCCATTAAAAATATCGAGGCTGAGTCAGCCATGCTACTGAATTCCGCGCAACACATTATATTTAGTCCCTTTTACTTGGCTACTAAGCATCAACCAATATCTTTTTTATGTTCAATATTTATTGCAAGTAAAATCTCCATAGAAAGTTatgaagatttgccccaaaaataTCCATTTCAATTTCACCCTTTTATCTTACTAAATAAAATTACtatcaaatataatatatatttatttatttacatgtCAATCTAGTCAATATCTTCACAAACATTAGTGATTAAATAATCAATATTATTACGagctaaattaatttaatttaatttaaataaaaaatatatcattggaatgaATTAAGAGTGAGATGGATTGGGTGTTCTAATTTTACATTCATTTTTTgggataaaatattattttcttggtCTCTAAAACTTAGTTGGTCACCCACTTCTACTTAGCTGTTAAGTATCAATCGGTACATCTCGTAATTCCTCCAATAAATGTCACAATCATTAAATTATTAATTCAATCATCCaattaaaaaaacaaagaaataaaaCGCTATTAAAATGAATGCATATGAAATTTAGTGAAATCATCACATAGTTCTTTAATGTGAAATCACCAGTGATTAGCACATTTTATCAACTCTGAGTAAATGACCACACTGCAAAGTCATGtgataataactaaaaataataattttatagacaTGATTTTTGATTGGTCAAAGTGGTATCTTATAGGAGATTGTTTTTTTCTAGGGATAATAATGTCCACCACTTAATTTGAGTGGTCATCATGCAATGAAAACATCTCTCTTTCATAGACAGAGAGAGATCCAACAGCTCATCATACTTTAATAATGTGTTGCAggacataacttgattttttttttacttgctcTCCCTTGTTTATGTGGCACACCTCACACATGTCAAAAGGAGGgggataaaaaaaaagagagaattgaagaacaaaaattatagaaaataaaatttgtGTTCAACTGTAATAGTAATTTTAAATACAAAGAGAATAGTTTTACTGTATTACATAAAGATGAACAATGATGGGATATTTCCTAAAAATTATTCCATTTCTCATATTTCCCACTTgggtatctctttttttttttcaatagtaTCTTAAATTTTGACTACATCTAACTTATTCTTCAAAATTTTGTTTGCttattgataaggtatattttgggttcgAGACACGCCAAGTCAAAATCCATGCTAAGGCGTTGTTTGATACGTCCACCATGCTAACCCGAGAATTAGCAGGGGGAGTACCCCCACATG from Musa acuminata AAA Group cultivar baxijiao chromosome BXJ1-3, Cavendish_Baxijiao_AAA, whole genome shotgun sequence encodes the following:
- the LOC135619393 gene encoding ricin B-like lectin R40G3 isoform X1 produces the protein MNPFGHHGGHQHHHHGQEEEDERHRYPPPGYQPPLPTPPYYGGPAYPPAVQHVSHEGGPGYGPPAVQHVSHEGGPGYGPPPPVYPPPPGYHGEGSYGGSHHHHGPSPPPTYPPAPGPGDHHDGGYGHQHHQHHHFLPHFPGVHHVSHERWEGEAAAPPPPGHGQPTVRIYTKAENNFSLSIRDGKVILARNDPTDPYQHWIRDMRYSTKVKDEEGFPSFALINKVTGEALKHSFGATHPVRLIRYNPDYLDESVLWSESKDLGDGFRCIRMVNNIRLNFDAFHGDKNHGGVRDGTILVLWEWLKGDNQRWKIVPH